Sequence from the Heliomicrobium undosum genome:
GAAATCTTAGGCGATAAACACAGTGACAAGACCTTGAGAGAGGTCCTGGAATCCTTGCGTATGAATCTGCTGAGCGAGAAAAAAAGTCTTGAGGAACGGTTAGAACAAATTGAATTATTACTGAGTGAAGACAAAGTAATACTCGATGAAGATATTTATCATTCTCCTTCTTTTCAGATGATCACGGAGATTTTGAAGCCCGAGCAAGTCGCGAATTATCAACAAACCTGCCCGGAACTCTTCGATCAACAGCGAAAAGTGTTTGGCCTTTTAGACGACTTTCAGTGGGGAGAGGATCACCGGGATACGTTTCGAGCGTTAGCCGAGCATTTTCAAGCTCACCCTGAGCAATATCAAATGGCTTTAGATTTAGGTGTGCGATTGTCGAACCTGTCTCATCTATCGGAGGACGATCCGGAAATTGAAATGCTAGCCCGGGAATCCACAGATTTTATTAAAAGCGTACCACAACTGAGGGCGTTGTTATGCAACCAGCAAGGGATAAAGCGACCCCTCACAAGCTTATACAACGATATGGCAGCCAACGTTTTGTCACCGGCTCGGATGAAACATATGCAACTCTTTCAAAAATATCTTAATTCATGATTTTTATAAAATTTTGCCTCTACAAATGATCGTTTCATGGTTATAAAAAGTCTTATAAAAAATCATTCATCCTTTATTAAGAGGATCGGAGGGGGTTTCAGTGAAAGGAGATACAGAACTGTCCAAGGGAAAAGCGTATCTTTTTCCGATAGTCATTATGATCGTGATGGGTGTCATCATCTTTCTGCCGGCTGGTTCTTTCAGGTTTTGGCAGGCTTGGATATGGTGGTGGGGTTTATTTGCACTGATGATGTTCACGACGGCATTTTTTCTGAAAAAAAGTCCTGAACTGCTGTTAAGACGAACGAAGTCTAAGGAAAAAGAAGTTACCCGCAAACCCCCTGCCATCTTGAAATTGTATTTTCTCGGATTCATTATTCCCGGTTTTGATTTTCGCTTTCATTGGTCATCCGTGCCTGTATGGATGATTATTGCTTCGAATGTTCTGGTTTTCTTAGGCTATATATTCATTATCATTGTCTTTAATGAAAACAGGTACGCTTCAACGGTTGTCCAGGTCGAGCAAGAACAATCAGTCATCACAACAGGCCCCTACGCCATTGTTCGCCATCCCATGTATTCGGGAATGTTACTCATGTCGCTGTTTTCTCCTCTGGCTCTCGGGTCCTACTGGGCAATCATTCCTTCGCTGTTGATCATACCGTCATTAATTCTGAGGATAAAAAACGAAGAAGAAGTGCTACGAAAAAAACTAGCGGGATACAACGATTATTGTTTAAAGACACGTTACCGTTTGATTCCGTCAATCTGGTAACCGATTTGAATGTAAGGTATGAC
This genomic interval carries:
- a CDS encoding MerR family transcriptional regulator — protein: MKNRIKISDFVKLTGSTLKTIIYYHKIGLLPEPERSAGGYRLYGAAELTRMQFIKHLKSLGLDLKRIKEILGDKHSDKTLREVLESLRMNLLSEKKSLEERLEQIELLLSEDKVILDEDIYHSPSFQMITEILKPEQVANYQQTCPELFDQQRKVFGLLDDFQWGEDHRDTFRALAEHFQAHPEQYQMALDLGVRLSNLSHLSEDDPEIEMLARESTDFIKSVPQLRALLCNQQGIKRPLTSLYNDMAANVLSPARMKHMQLFQKYLNS
- a CDS encoding methyltransferase family protein, which codes for MKGDTELSKGKAYLFPIVIMIVMGVIIFLPAGSFRFWQAWIWWWGLFALMMFTTAFFLKKSPELLLRRTKSKEKEVTRKPPAILKLYFLGFIIPGFDFRFHWSSVPVWMIIASNVLVFLGYIFIIIVFNENRYASTVVQVEQEQSVITTGPYAIVRHPMYSGMLLMSLFSPLALGSYWAIIPSLLIIPSLILRIKNEEEVLRKKLAGYNDYCLKTRYRLIPSIW